The genomic region tccggATCCTCGTCTCGCCCTTCCGTTtgccacccctcccatcccatcccgcCGCTTCCCCCAGCCAAGGCCCAGCCAGTACATCTCTACTCCCAATCCACGGATGCAAAGGGGCAAGAAATTTCCATGCGCCACGAGACAGTGAGAGATACCTCAAGGAGAAATCATGTTCCAAAGCAGACAGTATATTCGCCTCAGAAACATAGGCCCAGACAGCACGTCAGGCGACACGGCAACCCGAAATGGCTCTGcaactcatcatcataaACCTTTGCCACATTTTCTTCGCCGAccagccacagccaccatAGTATTTCTCGTCTCGATAGTTTTGAACTTCTTTTTGTTGGGAAAAGTCTTGCTCTCAAAAACTGCACGGGACCAGATATTGACTTACTGTAAGTGCTGCCTCACCTTACATGATTCAGCTATGGCTGATTAATGAATGGAATAGCTCCGGCTTTACCTGCCATTAGCCATGAACGGGTTGTTTTCTCCAGCGGTTTTGGTATTGAACAATCACCATTCCAGGGGCCACCTTCGGAGGAGAACAACAAGCTCTGGGCTGGTCTCTATGACTGTAAGTTGTGTGCTGAAAACGCTTTGCTTCCTGATGTTATGCTGAGAACTGGCTCGTTTAAAGTCGGGATCTCGAGGATTAGCGCAGACGAAGCCCGGCCAATGGACAACAAAACGCTCCCGATTCCAGGTCGAGAGGGTGGATATGTTGTCCAACTGAGTGTGTTCCATCAACTTCATTGTTTGGTAAGATTGTCCCGGCCTGCATTATTTTTGCATGGTCAACCAAAGAGTAACACAGAGCGTCATTCTCAGAATCTGATCCGGAAAGGCTTATATGGTGCTGTCGATATGACAAACGTGGACGAGCTGCTGGGCATAGAACATCTCGATCACTGTCTTGATATGCTCCGACAGAGCGTAATGGTACAGTCTCCCCACCACTTCCTATCTTGTCTTGAACAAAACATGTGATACTCAGCAGGCTAACAAGAGCTATTGCTAACCAAATATAGTGCAGCAGTGACATAACGCCAACAACATTTGCCCGTCaaacttcctcctctcccatgAAGATTGTCGCCGAGGTCGTGCACACTTGTCGGAATTTTGCCAAGGTTCAGCAATGGGCATGGAATAGACGGCTGACAACGGAACTGGACAAAAATACGCTAGTCACCAACGATCCTCTAGGTTGGGGAACTTACATATATTCTCCTTGAACGGGGTTTGATTGCGAGCTTTGCTGTCTGTTGGTAGAAACAACACACGCGTTTCTAGTTCAAGTATCATATGTGCCAAGTTTTATTCCATTGCCTAGGTATTTCAATATCAATTGTCTCATCTATCTTTCTCATTGACTCCCCCTGATAGCCACCAGGCTGAAGTGAGGTAAATTTATTTGTCTGTGAACATGCCATTGGCTAAACTCGAAAGTGTTTGCTTGAACTCCTGAAACCTTAGTCTTCTGCATACTTACCAAGTTCAGAATCATGCTTCCATACCCACTCCGATATTTGCGAGAAATTTCTGCACATGTGGCTTGTCGAGACACGAGCTTCAGGTTGCTGATCGCCAAGATCAGTGTAGAACAAGAGACCGGTGCCACTGTTGCACATCAGCACCTGCCGTAGCAAGTCAATACAGTGATCTTGTGGTATTAGCGTAATGTACCTAACATTTGGATTGAGTTGCAGTGATTTTTGTTAACTTACCGACATGCTTCCACACAATCTCGGGGGGGTTTTGGAAAGTATCAACGTGTTTATAATAGTCTCTCCAAATGTACTTTCGAGTGATGTCCAAACagtggagatgatgg from Podospora bellae-mahoneyi strain CBS 112042 chromosome 4, whole genome shotgun sequence harbors:
- a CDS encoding hypothetical protein (EggNog:ENOG503P4NY; COG:S) — encoded protein: MFQSRQYIRLRNIGPDSTSGDTATRNGSATHHHKPLPHFLRRPATATIVFLVSIVLNFFLLGKVLLSKTARDQILTYSPALPAISHERVVFSSGFGIEQSPFQGPPSEENNKLWAGLYDCKLCAENALLPDVMLRTGSFKVGISRISADEARPMDNKTLPIPGREGGYVVQLSVFHQLHCLVRLSRPALFLHGQPKSNTERHSQNLIRKGLYGAVDMTNVDELLGIEHLDHCLDMLRQSVMCSSDITPTTFARQTSSSPMKIVAEVVHTCRNFAKVQQWAWNRRLTTELDKNTLVTNDPLGWGTYIYSP